The Brassica napus cultivar Da-Ae chromosome C7, Da-Ae, whole genome shotgun sequence genome has a segment encoding these proteins:
- the LOC106350786 gene encoding glutathione S-transferase T3-like — protein MDSTPYAHTANFVELLNSQQDTVFRLVEDNVDPNSSHVPVFGSQSTEASNLGVDKPSERRERRTWSPADDLVLISAWLNTSKDPLVGNEQRSGAFWSRITAYYAASPKFSGSYEAATREKTSGQNEVDVLNNAHAIFNNNYKNKFTLEHAWRELRHDQKWCGNESSNKRRKFDDGSHSASESVKDNDAEVDDGTNRPPGVKAAKARGKKKPMVEKSEFQTMCTIKQEDLVVKERLGKMKLLDSLIAKEEPLDDEEAALKKKFILELMSN, from the exons ATGGATTCTACTCCATATGCACACACGGCAAACTTCGTTGAGCTTCTTAATAGCCAACAAGACACTGTCTTTCGTTTAGTAGAAGACAATGTCGATCCAAATTCATCACATGTTCCTGTCTTCGGCAGTCAAAGTACTGAAGCTTCCAACCTTGGTGTAGACAAGCCTTCAGAGCGTAGAGAAAGAAGGACGTGGTCGCCAGCTGATGATCTTGTGCTCATCTCCGCCTGGTTAAACACGAGCAAAGATCCTCTAGTAGGCAATGAGCAACGTTCTGGTGCATTCTGGAGTAGAATCACAGCATACTATGCAGCCAGTCCGAAG TTTAGTGGATCGTATGAAGCTGCAACAAGAGAGAAGACAAGCGGCCAAAATGAGGTTGATGTTCTCAATAATGCTCACGCCATCTTCAACAACAACTACAAAAATAAGTTCACGCTTGAACATGCGTGGAGAGAGCTTCGCCATGACCAGAAATGGTGTGGCAATGAAAGCAGCAACAAAAGGAGGAAGTTTGATGATGGTTCTCATTCAGCAAGCGAGTCTGTGAAAGATAACGATGCTGAAGTTGATGACGGCACAAACCGCCCCCCGGGAGTAAAAGCAGCAAAAGCCCGTGGGAAGAAGAAGCCGATGGTGGAGAAGTCTGAATTTCAGACTATGTGTACCATCAAGCAGGAGGATTTGGTTGTCAAGGAAAGGCTTGGGAAGATGAAGCTACTTGACAGTCTCATTGCAAAGGAAGAACCTCTAGATGATGAAGAAGCAGCTCTGAAGAAGAAGTTCATTCTTGAGCTGATGTCTAATTAG
- the LOC111208242 gene encoding uncharacterized protein LOC111208242: MKKVKAFMKQITSAFKTRLLMLSLVKDKKLGFRSISNTIHNLLGHADQDQDNDHDQDESKAIILYNNGVSTVANHESYDVQDENDKYPDMTHKLFEGEEDFEELEECQGSSVIDMVRSSKEEEGGSFKLEDEIDHVADLFISRFHKQMKLQKLLSFKRYQEMLARGT, translated from the coding sequence atgaagaaagttAAGGCATTTATGAAACAGATCACGAGTGCCTTCAAAACAAGACTCCTCATGTTGTCCCTCGTGAAAGACAAGAAGCTAGGGTTCCGCTCAATTTCCAACACGATCCACAACCTCCTAGGTCATGCAGATCAAGACCAAGACAACGACCACGACCAAGACGAGAGCAAGGCTATAATCCTCTACAATAATGGGGTATCCACAGTGGCTAACCATGAGAGTTACGACGTACAGGATGAAAACGACAAGTATcctgatatgacgcacaagttGTTCGAAGGAGAAGAGGATTTTGAGGAGTTGGAGGAATGTCAAGGAAGTTCAGTGATAGATATGGTGAGGAGCTCGAAGGAGGAAGAAGGAGGAAGTTTCAAGCTAGAAGATGAGATCGACCATGTCGCAGATCTTTTCATTTCAAGGTTTCATAAGCAGATGAAGCTTCAAAAACTCTTGTCATTCAAGAGGTATCAGGAAATGCTAGCCCGAGGCacttaa